One segment of Schistocerca cancellata isolate TAMUIC-IGC-003103 chromosome 2, iqSchCanc2.1, whole genome shotgun sequence DNA contains the following:
- the LOC126162445 gene encoding kinesin-like protein KIF20B isoform X1 produces MMRKISAANDVDAVYLDRASYLESRLMGRPICRVNPKNILPLLEESEKESFPKVYLRIKPSENCRDASKFTVTDEMTLTADVSSESVVNCSLKSVGNTVKHQYKFSKIFGPKSTQKQLFRETCLQPLKCFLRGENCLLFAYGATNAGKTYTIQGTTENPGIIPQSINMIFSALKGRLCTDCQYKPYRLENVICLDEAKQQEELSVRDHLLGSTVPLNNLHPLESAVVSNLKTNVDFSSPSFQAMKSHLDEVILNLEDEKSVTFSLWVSFYEIHNEVIYDLLDISSVCDVKRKPLSLGYVNGLAYIKDIHQVYVSSPDEAYRIYLTGKNNLQKAATALNTDSSRSHCVFSVKMVRVLNSENPQPVKVSVFSCVDLAGTERVKKTLNVGNRLRESQNINTSLYVLGRCLSIIRDNQRSQRKMRVPFRDSKLTQVFQYALTGNQGIAMIVNITFDPVMYLETVNVLKFSALARQILVEPQNTSCLTSTSMLSSKASLMKCNDTLTASFVTQVNDCNHLPIIKKLQRQLERECESSRELARQLESEKQRAREIDAHVREELTAEFSLLLQRTEDFWQKQVKSATEDEVDMGNFRIQQLTDFYEKKLKNAQDEVKLLHAQLKETKKTFKQEIDLLKSQLEVQNTDGGDLVNTLRKQLAALTKELHNKNVENQVLTEKIEEAKEDFIMLEENRKSLLQELGTDNSSLVERIGSHVSHHGDVDDSSDVDDCDVKTEMTEEANDSLEQNSIDSIEACDVISQDDSDIVVIDD; encoded by the coding sequence GCATCATATCTGGAGTCAAGACTGATGGGAAGGCCCATATGCCGGGTGAATCCAAAGAACATACTTCCTCTTTTGGAGGAATCTGAGAAGGAAAGTTTTCCAAAAGTGTATCTGAGAATAAAACCAAGTGAAAACTGCAGAGATGCATCAAAATTCACTGTTACTGATGAAATGACATTAACAGCAGATGTTTCCTCTGAATCTGTTGTAAATTGTAGCCTTAAGTCAGTGGGTAATACTGTCAAACACcaatacaaattttcaaaaatttttggtcCTAAATCAACTCAAAAGCAGTTGTTCAGAGAAACATGTTTACAACCATTAAAATGTTTCCTAAGAGGAGAGAACTGTCTACTGTTTGCATATGGGGCAACTAATGCTGGAAAAACCTATACTATACAGGGGACAACTGAGAATCCTGGAATCATACCACAATCAATAAACATGATATTTAGTGCTCTTAAAGGAAGACTGTGTACTGACTGCCAGTATAAGCCATACAGACTGGAAAATGTGATTTGCCTGGATGAAGCAAAGCAACAAGAGGAACTCAGTGTTAGGGATCATTTGCTTGGATCTACAGTGCCACTGAATAATTTGCATCCCCTGGAGTCAGCTGTTGTTAgcaatttaaaaacaaatgtagACTTCAGTTCCCCATCATTTCAGGCTATGAAATCACATTTGGACGAGGTTATTCTGAACCTAGAAGATGAGAAGAGTGTAACATTCAGCTTGTGGGTATCCTTCTATGAGATACATAATGAAGTAATATATGACCTATTGGACATTTCAAGTGTCTGTGATGTAAAAAGGAAGCCACTTTCTTTAGGTTATGTGAATGGTTTGGCGTATATTAAAGACATTCACCAAGTTTATGTGTCATCACCAGATGAAGCTTACCGGATATATTTAACTgggaaaaataatttacagaaagctGCCACAGCATTAAATACAGATTCTAGCAGATCTCACTGTGTGTTTTCTGTAAAAATGGTGCGTGTATTGAATTCAGAGAACCCTCAACCAGTGAAAGTAAGTGTTTTTTCTTGTGTCGATTTAGCAGGTACAGAAAGAGTGAAAAAAACTCTTAATGTAGGAAATCGGTTAAGAGAATCTCAAAATATAAACACGTCTCTGTATGTGTTAGGTAGATGTCTGTCGATTATTAGGGATAATCAGAGATCACAACGAAAAATGAGGGTGCCATTTAGAGATTCAAAACTGACGCAGGTATTCCAGTACGCATTGACTGGAAATCAAGGCATTGCAATGATAGTAAACATTACTTTTGATCCAGTGATGTATCTTGAAACAGTTAATGTTTTAAAGTTTTCTGCACTTGCAAGGCAAATTTTAGTTGAACCACAAAATACTTCATGTTTGACTTCTACGAGTATGCTGAGTAGTAAAGCTAGCCTGATGAAGTGCAATGACACACTTACTGCATCTTTTGTGACTCAGGTAAATGACTGCAACCATTTACCGATTATCAAGAAGTTGCAGCGGCAGCTAGAAAGGGAATGTGAAAGTAGCAGAGAACTTGCAAGGCAGTTGGAGTCTGAAAAGCAGCGAGCCAGGGAGATTGATGCCCATGTGCGTGAAGAACTTACAGCAGAATTTTCTTTGTTACTGCAGAGAACTGAAGATTTCTGGCAGAAACAAGTGAAGTCTGCTACTGAGGATGAAGTAGACATGGGGAACTTTCGCATACAACagttaacagatttttatgaaaagaaattgaagaatGCACAAGATGAAGTGAAACTCTTGCATGCGCaactgaaagaaacaaaaaaaacattcAAACAAGAAATAGACCTATTAAAATCACAACTTGAAGTGCAGAACACAGATGGAGGAGATTTGGTTAATACTTTAAGGAAGCAGTTGGCAGCACTAACAAAGGAACTTCATAATAAAAACGTGGAAAATCAAGTGCTAACTGAAAAGATTGAAGAGGCAAAAGAGGATTTCATTATGttggaagaaaacagaaaatctCTTCTGCAAGAGCTGGGTACGGACAATAGCTCATTAGTTGAAAGGATTGGTTCACATGTTTCTCATCACGGTGATGTTGatgacagttctgatgttgatgattGTGATGTAAAGACAGAAATGACTGAAGAGGCAAATGACAGTTTGGAACAAAACTCAATAGACTCAATAGAAGCATGTGATGTAATTAGTCAAGATGACAGTGATATTGTGGTAATTGATGACTAA
- the LOC126162445 gene encoding kinesin-like protein KIF20B isoform X2, with product MGRPICRVNPKNILPLLEESEKESFPKVYLRIKPSENCRDASKFTVTDEMTLTADVSSESVVNCSLKSVGNTVKHQYKFSKIFGPKSTQKQLFRETCLQPLKCFLRGENCLLFAYGATNAGKTYTIQGTTENPGIIPQSINMIFSALKGRLCTDCQYKPYRLENVICLDEAKQQEELSVRDHLLGSTVPLNNLHPLESAVVSNLKTNVDFSSPSFQAMKSHLDEVILNLEDEKSVTFSLWVSFYEIHNEVIYDLLDISSVCDVKRKPLSLGYVNGLAYIKDIHQVYVSSPDEAYRIYLTGKNNLQKAATALNTDSSRSHCVFSVKMVRVLNSENPQPVKVSVFSCVDLAGTERVKKTLNVGNRLRESQNINTSLYVLGRCLSIIRDNQRSQRKMRVPFRDSKLTQVFQYALTGNQGIAMIVNITFDPVMYLETVNVLKFSALARQILVEPQNTSCLTSTSMLSSKASLMKCNDTLTASFVTQVNDCNHLPIIKKLQRQLERECESSRELARQLESEKQRAREIDAHVREELTAEFSLLLQRTEDFWQKQVKSATEDEVDMGNFRIQQLTDFYEKKLKNAQDEVKLLHAQLKETKKTFKQEIDLLKSQLEVQNTDGGDLVNTLRKQLAALTKELHNKNVENQVLTEKIEEAKEDFIMLEENRKSLLQELGTDNSSLVERIGSHVSHHGDVDDSSDVDDCDVKTEMTEEANDSLEQNSIDSIEACDVISQDDSDIVVIDD from the coding sequence ATGGGAAGGCCCATATGCCGGGTGAATCCAAAGAACATACTTCCTCTTTTGGAGGAATCTGAGAAGGAAAGTTTTCCAAAAGTGTATCTGAGAATAAAACCAAGTGAAAACTGCAGAGATGCATCAAAATTCACTGTTACTGATGAAATGACATTAACAGCAGATGTTTCCTCTGAATCTGTTGTAAATTGTAGCCTTAAGTCAGTGGGTAATACTGTCAAACACcaatacaaattttcaaaaatttttggtcCTAAATCAACTCAAAAGCAGTTGTTCAGAGAAACATGTTTACAACCATTAAAATGTTTCCTAAGAGGAGAGAACTGTCTACTGTTTGCATATGGGGCAACTAATGCTGGAAAAACCTATACTATACAGGGGACAACTGAGAATCCTGGAATCATACCACAATCAATAAACATGATATTTAGTGCTCTTAAAGGAAGACTGTGTACTGACTGCCAGTATAAGCCATACAGACTGGAAAATGTGATTTGCCTGGATGAAGCAAAGCAACAAGAGGAACTCAGTGTTAGGGATCATTTGCTTGGATCTACAGTGCCACTGAATAATTTGCATCCCCTGGAGTCAGCTGTTGTTAgcaatttaaaaacaaatgtagACTTCAGTTCCCCATCATTTCAGGCTATGAAATCACATTTGGACGAGGTTATTCTGAACCTAGAAGATGAGAAGAGTGTAACATTCAGCTTGTGGGTATCCTTCTATGAGATACATAATGAAGTAATATATGACCTATTGGACATTTCAAGTGTCTGTGATGTAAAAAGGAAGCCACTTTCTTTAGGTTATGTGAATGGTTTGGCGTATATTAAAGACATTCACCAAGTTTATGTGTCATCACCAGATGAAGCTTACCGGATATATTTAACTgggaaaaataatttacagaaagctGCCACAGCATTAAATACAGATTCTAGCAGATCTCACTGTGTGTTTTCTGTAAAAATGGTGCGTGTATTGAATTCAGAGAACCCTCAACCAGTGAAAGTAAGTGTTTTTTCTTGTGTCGATTTAGCAGGTACAGAAAGAGTGAAAAAAACTCTTAATGTAGGAAATCGGTTAAGAGAATCTCAAAATATAAACACGTCTCTGTATGTGTTAGGTAGATGTCTGTCGATTATTAGGGATAATCAGAGATCACAACGAAAAATGAGGGTGCCATTTAGAGATTCAAAACTGACGCAGGTATTCCAGTACGCATTGACTGGAAATCAAGGCATTGCAATGATAGTAAACATTACTTTTGATCCAGTGATGTATCTTGAAACAGTTAATGTTTTAAAGTTTTCTGCACTTGCAAGGCAAATTTTAGTTGAACCACAAAATACTTCATGTTTGACTTCTACGAGTATGCTGAGTAGTAAAGCTAGCCTGATGAAGTGCAATGACACACTTACTGCATCTTTTGTGACTCAGGTAAATGACTGCAACCATTTACCGATTATCAAGAAGTTGCAGCGGCAGCTAGAAAGGGAATGTGAAAGTAGCAGAGAACTTGCAAGGCAGTTGGAGTCTGAAAAGCAGCGAGCCAGGGAGATTGATGCCCATGTGCGTGAAGAACTTACAGCAGAATTTTCTTTGTTACTGCAGAGAACTGAAGATTTCTGGCAGAAACAAGTGAAGTCTGCTACTGAGGATGAAGTAGACATGGGGAACTTTCGCATACAACagttaacagatttttatgaaaagaaattgaagaatGCACAAGATGAAGTGAAACTCTTGCATGCGCaactgaaagaaacaaaaaaaacattcAAACAAGAAATAGACCTATTAAAATCACAACTTGAAGTGCAGAACACAGATGGAGGAGATTTGGTTAATACTTTAAGGAAGCAGTTGGCAGCACTAACAAAGGAACTTCATAATAAAAACGTGGAAAATCAAGTGCTAACTGAAAAGATTGAAGAGGCAAAAGAGGATTTCATTATGttggaagaaaacagaaaatctCTTCTGCAAGAGCTGGGTACGGACAATAGCTCATTAGTTGAAAGGATTGGTTCACATGTTTCTCATCACGGTGATGTTGatgacagttctgatgttgatgattGTGATGTAAAGACAGAAATGACTGAAGAGGCAAATGACAGTTTGGAACAAAACTCAATAGACTCAATAGAAGCATGTGATGTAATTAGTCAAGATGACAGTGATATTGTGGTAATTGATGACTAA